Genomic window (Candidatus Limnocylindria bacterium):
CGCAGTAGGTCTAGGCGAGGCGCAGGTCCGGCAGCATGCCGGCATCGCGCAGGCCACGTAGGGTCGCGATCTCCGCGCCGATCGTGGTCTCGTCCCCGTGGCCGGGATAGACGCGGGTCTTCGCGGGAAGCGATGACACCACGCGCGAGAGACTCTCGGCCATGGCCCTCGGGTCGCTTCCGGGAAGATCGGTGCGTCCGATGTTGCCTTTGAAGAGCAGGTCACCCGAGAAGAGCGCGTTCTCCCGCCGGAGGTAGAAGCAGGTCGACCCCTCGGTGTGGCCGGGCGTGTGGAGCGCGCTCAGCTCGATGTCGCCGAGATAGCCGAGCTGGCCGTCGTCGAAGAGATCGTCGGCCGAACATGGCGGCACCTCGATCTGCGTTGGCGGCCGTTTCGGCCCGAGTCGGTATTCGTCGAGGCGGTGGATCGCGAGGCGGGCGTGCGTCGCTTCTTTCACCGCCGCGTTGCCGACGATGTGGTCGGGATGCCCGTGCGTGTTGAGGATCTCGACGAGACGGAGACCCTGCTCTCGCACGGCGTCGATGACCTGGCGGTCGCCCATCGAAGGATCGATGACGACGGCCTCGTTCCGCGAATCGACGATGAGATAGCAGCCGTTGTCGTAAGGCGGGACACGCCACGCGATGATCCGGACCACGGGGAAACAGTATCGTTCGCACGATGCCGGAAACACCCGTGGAGACCACCGCACCTACCGTCGGCGTCACGCAGGGCCGACCCGCCGTCCTGGGAAAGCGCTGGATGGTCAGCTCGAGCCACTATCTCGCCTCGCAGGCCGGCGCGCGGATGTTCGGGCGCGGCGGCAACGCCATCGACGCTGGGGTGGCATCGGGCATCGCGCTGAACGTCCTCGAGCGGCACCTCACCGACTTCGGCGGCGTCGCACCGATCATCCTCTTTCGGCCCGGCATGGATGGGCCCGAGACGATCGACGGACTCGGACGCTGGCCCGCACAGTTCAGTCTCGACGATTACCGGTACCGCTATGGCGATGACATGCCGATCGGCATTCCGCGCTCGGTGACGCCGGCGGCCGTGGACGCATGGCTGACCGCGCTCGCGCGGCATGGCACGCTCACCCTTGAGGAGATCCTCGCGCCGAACATCGAGCTCGCCGAGGGCTTCCCGGTGTATCCGCGTCTCGCGCGGGCCATCGCGATGCTCGAGGAGCGACTGCGTCAGTGGCCCACCAGCGCGGCGGTGTTCCTGCCCGGAGGGCGTGCGCCGCGCGTTGGCGAGATCCTGGTGCAGGAGGATCTGGCCTCGCTGTTCCGCCTCCTCGTCCAGATCGAGCGATCGCATTCGTCGCTCGGTCGCGCCGGCGCGATCATGGCGGCCCGCGACGTGATCTACAGCGGGCACATCGCGGAACAGATCGCCCGCTCGCAGAAGGTGCTCGGGGGAATGGTCACCTCCCAGGATCTCGCGGATTACCACGTCACCATCGCACCGCCGGTGCACACGACCTATCGCGGCATCGACGTCTACGCGTGCGGTCCGTGGTCGCAGGGGCCGCTGGTGCCGATGACGCTGAACCTCCTCGAGGACTACGACGTCGCCTCGATGGGTCCAGGGTCGCTCGCGTTCCTGCATACGTACACCGAGGCGTTCA
Coding sequences:
- a CDS encoding MBL fold metallo-hydrolase, with the protein product MVRIIAWRVPPYDNGCYLIVDSRNEAVVIDPSMGDRQVIDAVREQGLRLVEILNTHGHPDHIVGNAAVKEATHARLAIHRLDEYRLGPKRPPTQIEVPPCSADDLFDDGQLGYLGDIELSALHTPGHTEGSTCFYLRRENALFSGDLLFKGNIGRTDLPGSDPRAMAESLSRVVSSLPAKTRVYPGHGDETTIGAEIATLRGLRDAGMLPDLRLA
- a CDS encoding gamma-glutamyltransferase family protein codes for the protein MPETPVETTAPTVGVTQGRPAVLGKRWMVSSSHYLASQAGARMFGRGGNAIDAGVASGIALNVLERHLTDFGGVAPIILFRPGMDGPETIDGLGRWPAQFSLDDYRYRYGDDMPIGIPRSVTPAAVDAWLTALARHGTLTLEEILAPNIELAEGFPVYPRLARAIAMLEERLRQWPTSAAVFLPGGRAPRVGEILVQEDLASLFRLLVQIERSHSSLGRAGAIMAARDVIYSGHIAEQIARSQKVLGGMVTSQDLADYHVTIAPPVHTTYRGIDVYACGPWSQGPLVPMTLNLLEDYDVASMGPGSLAFLHTYTEAFKLAAADREGFFGDPDQVDVPMRGLLDKGYAQERRDLIRDDRAWPELPPPGNPWSYEGRSGPPGYVPRVASGVGAPDTSYCCAMDADGNAFSATPSDPGLGSPLVDGLGIIVSTRGAQLWTTPGHPSAIAPRKRPRLTPNPALLMQGGRALMPFGCPGEDAQCQAMVQTVCNVVDFDMNVQAAIEAPRVISRSFPWTFHPHAYEPGVLTVEGRIAREVRDRLASLGHVIRDLPDFTPAAAGMCAIRRLDTGTFEGGADPRRESYAIGW